The following proteins are encoded in a genomic region of Pyrus communis chromosome 11, drPyrComm1.1, whole genome shotgun sequence:
- the LOC137708197 gene encoding ADP-ribosylation factor-like protein 8c, whose amino-acid sequence MGLLDSFLNWLRSLFFKQEMELSLVGLQNAGKTSLVNAIATGGYSEDMIPTVGFNMRKVTKGNVTIKVWDLGGQRRFRSMWERYCRGVSVIVYVVDAADRDSVPIARSELHDLLMKPSLSGIPLLVLGNKIDKSEALSKQALVDQLGLDSITDKEVCCYMISCKDSVNIDVVIDWLIKHSKTAK is encoded by the exons CTTATTTTTTAAACAGGAAATGGAACTTTCACTAGTAGGGCTTCAGAATGCAGGAAAGACATCTCTCGTAAATGCCATTGCT ACAGGGGGCTACAGTGAGGACATGATTCCAACT GTTGGATTCAACATGAGAAAAGTAACCAAGGGAAACGTGACAATTAAGGTTTGGGACCTTGGAGGGCAAAGAAGGTTCCGCTCAATGTGGGAGCGTTACTGTCGTGGCGTCTCTGTAATTGT CTATGTAGTTGATGCTGCTGACAGAGACAGTGTTCCAATAGCTCGAAGTGAGCTGCACGACCTCTTGATGAAACCTTCTTTAAGCGGGATTCCGTTACTTGTTCTTGGCAACAAAATCGATAAGTCTGAGGCTCTTTCCAAGCAAGCATTGGTTGATCAGCT AGGCCTTGATTCAATCACGGACAAAGAAGTGTGCTGCTATATGATTTCATGCAAGGACTCCGTAAACATAGATGTCGTCATTGATTGGCTTATCAAACACTCCAAAACAGCAAAATGA
- the LOC137708873 gene encoding transcription factor MYB20-like encodes MGRQPCCDKVGLKKGPWTAEEDKKLIKFILANGQCCWRAVPKLAGLLRCGKSCRLRWTNYLRPDLKRGLLSEYEEKMVIDLHAQLGNRWSKIASHLPGRTDNEIKNHWNTHIKKKLRKMGIDPLTHKPIANVNNQSHQSQSQKQEGEEEQSCAANDSFEIGQNNPIQAKEEDSKNMEGDELDKMEFLIDGFCIDEVPLIEPHEILVPCAPSSSTSSSSSSNSSSIFLEDLYLPDFEWPDCDYSNNNNQNNDSMGLWDDDFSSWGQDSWAYGLL; translated from the exons ATGGGAAGGCAACCGTGCTGTGACAAAGTTGGGTTGAAGAAGGGACCATGGACAGCTGAAGAGGACAAGAAGCTCATTAAGTTCATCCTCGCCAATGGCCAATGCTGCTGGAGAGCTGTCCCTAAGCTTGCAG GATTATTAAGGTGTGGAAAAAGTTGCAGGCTGAGGTGGACCAATTATCTGAGGCCAGACTTGAAGAGAGGTCTTTTATCAGAATATGAAGAGAAAATGGTCATTGATCTTCATGCTCAACTTGGCAACAG ATGGTCTAAGATTGCCTCTCATCTCCCTGGAAGAACAGATAATGAGATAAAAAATCATTGGAACACCCACatcaagaagaagttgagaaaAATGGGGATTGATCCTCTCACCCACAAACCAATTGCTAATGTCAATAATCAAAGCCACCAATCACAAAGTCAaaaacaagaaggagaagaagaacaatCTTGTGCAGCTAATGACAGCTTTGAAATTGGCCAAAACAACCCTATTCAAGCCAAAGAGGAAGATTCCAAAAACATGGAAGGTGATGAATTGGATAAAATGGAGTTCTTGATTGATGGATTCTGCATAGATGAAGTTCCGCTAATTGAGCCCCATGAGATTTTAGTTCCTTGTGCTCCTTCTTCATCaacctcttcatcttcttcttcaaattcatcaTCCATTTTTCTTGAAGACTTGTACCTCCCAGATTTTGAGTGGCCTGACTGTGAttacagcaacaacaacaaccagaACAATGACAGCATGGGCTTGTGGGATGATGACTTCAGCAGCTGGGGTCAAGATTCTTGGGCATATGGGCTtttgtaa